A single genomic interval of Streptomyces sp. NBC_00663 harbors:
- a CDS encoding phage holin family protein, protein MRGGRWRRIASQAGRSVGVWAVSTITMLVLAGILPDFQLRSADGDSATDIAVTAALGAGAFGVLSALVWPLLVRLLLLVPALVLGLLVFVLNGFLLLLALRLNPTERGAAAWETAVVVAAVMSAVASATGAALAVRDDDAYRRRLYRLADRRRRGGPIAPSAPGMVFLQLDGVGHDVLRVAVGTGVMPTLARWLDSGTHRLTPWRTDWSSQTGASQLGILHGSNEDVPAFRWYEKDSRVVMVCNRPTSAAELQRRAVERTGDGGLLGADGASRGNLFSGGADEQALVLSIATRRRSRETRSRAGYFAYFSDPANAVRTALSFVAEVGREIGQSTRGRVRRVRPRVRRGGLYPFIRAFATVVERDVVVAAVMGDMLAGRTAVYADLVAYDEVAHHSGPMSRDAEKVLERLDRSLALIENVAEHAPRPYRVVVLSDHGQSPGETFQTRYGLTLGDLVRAGCGLPVPRKAQRTHSGAEARAAVRAALRRPVEEGREEYRPSRRSSEPLVLASGNLGLISFPDVPHRMSKEEIDARHPALLTTLANHPGIGFLLVRSEEHGGVVLGPFGTEIPVDELDDNPGPLAAFGPGAADAVRRTHGFAHTADIMVNSWYDPGDGEVLAFEEQIGSHGGLGGAQGRPFLLSPVALSAPVDDDEELVGAEHVHRVLRRWLRESDGPQVPLPQRQDEQRAA, encoded by the coding sequence GTGCGAGGCGGGCGTTGGCGGCGGATCGCCAGTCAGGCAGGGCGGAGCGTCGGGGTGTGGGCGGTCTCCACGATCACCATGCTCGTCCTCGCGGGCATCCTGCCCGACTTCCAGCTCAGGTCCGCGGACGGCGACAGCGCCACCGACATCGCCGTCACCGCGGCCCTCGGCGCCGGTGCCTTCGGTGTCCTGTCGGCCCTGGTCTGGCCGCTCCTCGTACGGCTCCTGCTGCTGGTGCCCGCCCTGGTGCTCGGGCTCCTGGTCTTCGTCCTCAACGGCTTCCTGCTCCTGCTGGCGCTGCGCCTGAACCCGACCGAGCGGGGCGCCGCCGCGTGGGAGACCGCGGTCGTGGTCGCCGCCGTGATGTCGGCCGTCGCCTCCGCGACCGGCGCGGCCCTCGCCGTGCGGGACGACGACGCCTACCGGCGGCGGCTCTACCGGCTCGCCGACCGCCGCCGCAGGGGCGGCCCGATCGCCCCGTCCGCGCCGGGCATGGTCTTCCTCCAGCTGGACGGCGTGGGCCACGACGTCCTGCGGGTCGCCGTCGGCACCGGCGTCATGCCCACCCTCGCCCGCTGGCTGGACAGCGGCACCCACCGGCTCACCCCGTGGCGCACCGACTGGTCCAGCCAGACCGGCGCCAGCCAGCTCGGCATCCTGCACGGCAGCAACGAGGACGTGCCGGCGTTCCGCTGGTACGAGAAGGACAGCCGGGTGGTGATGGTCTGCAACCGCCCCACCAGCGCCGCCGAACTCCAGCGCCGGGCGGTCGAACGCACCGGGGACGGCGGGCTGCTCGGCGCCGACGGCGCCAGCCGCGGCAACCTCTTCAGCGGGGGCGCCGACGAACAGGCGCTCGTGCTGTCCATCGCCACCCGCAGGCGCAGCCGGGAGACCCGGTCCCGCGCGGGCTACTTCGCGTACTTCTCCGACCCGGCCAACGCCGTGCGCACCGCGCTGTCCTTCGTCGCGGAAGTGGGACGGGAGATCGGCCAGTCGACCCGGGGCCGGGTCCGCCGGGTCCGGCCGCGCGTCCGGCGCGGGGGCCTCTACCCCTTCATCCGGGCCTTCGCCACCGTCGTGGAACGCGATGTCGTCGTCGCCGCGGTGATGGGCGACATGCTCGCCGGACGCACCGCCGTCTACGCCGACCTGGTCGCCTACGACGAGGTCGCCCACCACTCCGGGCCGATGAGCCGGGACGCCGAGAAGGTCCTCGAACGCCTCGACCGGTCCCTGGCGTTGATCGAGAACGTCGCCGAACACGCCCCGCGCCCGTACCGCGTCGTCGTCCTGTCCGACCACGGACAGAGCCCCGGTGAGACCTTCCAGACCCGCTACGGCCTCACCCTCGGCGACCTGGTGCGGGCCGGCTGCGGACTGCCCGTGCCGCGCAAGGCGCAGCGCACCCACAGCGGCGCCGAGGCCCGCGCGGCCGTCCGCGCCGCCCTGCGCCGACCGGTCGAGGAGGGCCGGGAGGAGTACCGGCCGTCGCGCCGCAGCTCGGAGCCGCTCGTGCTGGCGTCCGGCAACCTCGGCCTGATCTCCTTCCCGGACGTGCCGCACCGGATGAGCAAGGAGGAGATCGACGCCCGCCACCCCGCCCTGCTGACCACGCTCGCCAACCATCCCGGCATCGGGTTCCTCCTGGTGCGCAGCGAGGAGCACGGCGGGGTGGTGCTCGGGCCGTTCGGCACGGAGATCCCGGTCGACGAACTGGACGACAACCCGGGCCCGTTGGCCGCGTTCGGGCCGGGCGCCGCCGACGCCGTGCGCCGTACGCACGGCTTCGCGCACACCGCCGACATCATGGTCAACTCCTGGTACGACCCGGGCGACGGCGAGGTCCTCGCCTTCGAGGAGCAGATCGGCTCGCACGGCGGGCTCGGCGGGGCACAGGGGAGGCCGTTCCTGCTGTCGCCGGTCGCCCTGTCCGCACCGGTCGACGACGATGAGGAACTCGTCGGCGCCGAACACGTCCACCGCGTCCTGCGCCGCTGGCTGCGTGAATCCGACGGTCCCCAGGTGCCGCTGCCGCAACGTCAGGACGAACAGCGGGCGGCATAG
- a CDS encoding DedA family protein gives MAWLAAAARTVPPESTQQALGYPSLFLLVLIGALVPVVPTGALVSSAAVVAFHQTAPFSMALVFVTASLAAFLGDIALYWLGRRGMRSKNGSRWLEAIRSRAPEDRLTQAQEKLAEHGVAVLVLSRMVPAGRIPVMLACLMAKWPLRRFARGNLPACLAWAVTYQLIGILGGSLFSEPWEGVVAAIVLTVAVSTAPSVWRRVRRTAKA, from the coding sequence GTGGCATGGCTGGCGGCGGCCGCCAGAACCGTGCCGCCCGAGTCGACGCAGCAGGCGCTCGGGTATCCGTCGCTGTTCCTGCTGGTGCTGATCGGGGCGCTGGTGCCGGTGGTGCCCACGGGGGCGCTGGTCAGTTCGGCTGCCGTGGTGGCGTTCCATCAGACGGCGCCGTTCTCGATGGCCTTGGTGTTCGTGACCGCCTCGCTGGCCGCGTTCCTCGGGGACATCGCGCTGTACTGGCTGGGGCGGCGCGGGATGCGGTCGAAGAACGGGTCGCGGTGGCTGGAGGCGATCCGGTCCCGGGCGCCCGAGGACCGGCTGACGCAGGCGCAGGAGAAGCTGGCCGAGCACGGGGTGGCGGTGCTGGTGCTGTCCCGGATGGTGCCGGCGGGCCGGATCCCGGTGATGCTGGCCTGTCTGATGGCGAAGTGGCCCCTGCGGCGGTTCGCGCGCGGGAACCTTCCGGCCTGCCTGGCGTGGGCGGTGACGTATCAGCTGATCGGGATCCTCGGCGGCTCCTTGTTCAGCGAGCCCTGGGAGGGCGTGGTGGCGGCGATCGTGCTGACGGTCGCGGTCAGCACGGCGCCGAGCGTGTGGCGCCGGGTACGCAGGACCGCGAAGGCTTAG
- a CDS encoding aminotransferase class I/II-fold pyridoxal phosphate-dependent enzyme, whose protein sequence is MRRTDPEGHGPVRYGPPLPNDGLPVLPELSEVLAAAAARGGSEPVGGGTALSDATRGYWARRGLSAGPDRVVAAPGAPSLLLALTAALGGDVLVPRPCAAWWAPYARLLGRPVFHVATPAEGGGVPDPYALLETVRRVRDEGGDPRLLVLSVADDPTATVAPPEMLHEAVEAAAGEGLHLVSDETWRDTVHAPHDTMWLSPAEMLPDRVTVVTDLAGALLPPGWPAAIARFPEGEVGDGLRARVLDVLTALGARVAAPVAAAACYALAEPEPVTDRLAAAVRLHARVAAAAHTAVVSAGALARPPQAGRHLYADLGPLRTALGAHGVGDAQDLEEFLTARLGMPAPGGHRFGDDLGALRVRLSTGALLAGTDEELEECLSSTTPLELPHVHRALITLQSVFDDLRDDAQRWEPPR, encoded by the coding sequence ATGCGGCGCACGGACCCCGAAGGCCACGGGCCGGTCCGCTACGGGCCGCCGTTGCCGAACGACGGGCTGCCGGTACTGCCCGAACTGTCGGAGGTGCTCGCCGCCGCGGCGGCCAGGGGCGGCAGCGAACCCGTCGGCGGCGGCACCGCCCTCTCGGACGCCACGCGCGGCTACTGGGCCCGGCGTGGACTCTCCGCCGGGCCCGATCGCGTCGTGGCCGCCCCCGGCGCTCCCTCCCTGCTGCTCGCGCTCACCGCGGCCCTCGGCGGCGACGTCCTGGTGCCGCGGCCGTGCGCGGCCTGGTGGGCGCCGTACGCGCGCCTGTTGGGAAGACCGGTGTTCCATGTGGCGACACCGGCGGAGGGCGGCGGGGTCCCGGACCCGTACGCCCTGCTGGAGACCGTGCGCCGGGTGCGGGACGAGGGCGGTGACCCGCGGCTTCTCGTGCTGTCCGTGGCCGACGACCCGACCGCCACCGTGGCGCCGCCCGAGATGCTGCACGAGGCCGTGGAGGCCGCCGCGGGCGAGGGCCTGCACCTGGTCAGCGACGAGACCTGGCGCGACACCGTGCACGCCCCGCACGACACCATGTGGCTGAGTCCGGCCGAGATGCTGCCCGACCGCGTCACCGTCGTCACCGACCTGGCCGGCGCCCTGCTCCCACCGGGCTGGCCCGCCGCGATCGCCCGCTTCCCCGAGGGGGAGGTCGGCGACGGCCTACGCGCGCGTGTCCTCGACGTGCTGACCGCGCTGGGCGCCCGCGTGGCCGCCCCCGTCGCCGCCGCGGCCTGCTACGCGCTCGCCGAACCCGAGCCGGTGACCGACCGTCTCGCCGCCGCCGTACGCCTGCACGCGCGCGTGGCCGCCGCCGCGCACACCGCCGTCGTCTCGGCCGGCGCCCTGGCCCGGCCCCCGCAGGCCGGCCGCCACCTCTACGCCGACCTCGGCCCGCTGCGCACCGCCCTCGGCGCGCACGGCGTCGGCGACGCACAGGACCTGGAGGAGTTCCTCACCGCCCGGCTCGGCATGCCGGCCCCCGGCGGCCACCGCTTCGGCGACGACCTGGGCGCCCTGCGGGTCCGGCTGTCGACCGGCGCGCTGCTCGCCGGGACGGACGAGGAACTCGAGGAATGCCTCAGTTCGACCACACCGTTGGAACTGCCACACGTGCACCGTGCGTTGATCACTTTGCAGTCGGTATTCGACGATCTCCGCGACGACGCTCAGCGATGGGAGCCTCCTCGATGA
- a CDS encoding NAD(P)/FAD-dependent oxidoreductase has product MTDVVVIGGGPAGAVCATLLARAGARVLLVDRGPRPGGGVELVSGRALRLLAAHDIGVGAERTITETISLWGDRTPTSWPALYNPWGSPAAVERAWFDAHLRRQAQAAGAVLVHGTVRGLHRAPPSWHVTVTCHGVRRDLTAGFLVLATGRHGNALRLRRRTPSGPAHVALTARVAPTDPGQSALLLEAVPGAWWYGLPGPRGDLFLARCGPLPRSCPRPERLWAAELPRTGLLSTARRPTADSPALTVRALSPGVTDPPTGPDWLAVGDASVTFDPLSGQGIEFATASAVTAAGALTGTGGTLATYADWVRATAADHELARAHHFTALRAEGS; this is encoded by the coding sequence ATGACGGACGTCGTCGTGATCGGCGGAGGACCGGCCGGGGCGGTGTGCGCCACGCTGCTGGCGCGCGCCGGGGCACGGGTGCTGCTCGTCGACCGGGGACCGCGCCCGGGCGGCGGCGTCGAACTGGTCTCGGGCCGCGCGCTGCGCCTGCTCGCCGCCCACGACATCGGGGTCGGCGCGGAACGGACGATCACGGAGACGATCTCCCTCTGGGGCGACCGTACCCCCACGTCATGGCCCGCCCTGTACAACCCCTGGGGAAGTCCGGCGGCCGTGGAACGCGCCTGGTTCGACGCCCACCTGCGCCGTCAGGCACAGGCGGCGGGCGCGGTGCTCGTACACGGCACGGTGCGTGGCCTCCACCGTGCTCCGCCCTCCTGGCATGTCACGGTGACCTGTCATGGCGTACGACGGGACCTCACCGCCGGTTTCCTGGTCCTGGCGACCGGACGGCACGGCAACGCCCTGCGGCTGCGCCGACGAACGCCCTCCGGCCCGGCCCACGTGGCCCTCACCGCACGGGTCGCGCCGACGGATCCCGGGCAGTCCGCGCTGCTTCTGGAGGCGGTGCCGGGCGCCTGGTGGTACGGCCTGCCGGGCCCGCGCGGTGACCTGTTCCTGGCCCGCTGCGGTCCGCTGCCCCGCTCCTGCCCCCGCCCGGAGCGGCTGTGGGCCGCCGAACTTCCCCGCACCGGCCTGCTGTCCACCGCCCGCCGCCCCACGGCCGACTCACCGGCCCTCACGGTCCGCGCCCTCTCCCCCGGCGTCACGGACCCTCCCACGGGCCCCGACTGGCTGGCGGTGGGAGACGCCTCCGTCACCTTCGACCCCCTCAGCGGCCAGGGCATCGAGTTCGCCACGGCCTCCGCGGTCACCGCCGCCGGAGCCCTGACCGGAACCGGCGGCACGCTCGCGACCTACGCCGACTGGGTCCGCGCGACCGCGGCCGACCATGAACTGGCCCGTGCCCATCACTTCACGGCCCTGCGCGCGGAAGGGAGTTAG
- a CDS encoding MBL fold metallo-hydrolase encodes MPVEITWWGHATCTVEDSDVRVLTDPLFARRLAHLRRRRGAVPPPGAWRADVALVSHLHADHLHIPSLERLSPGTRLLVPRGAPRAVPGLRRLAHLQVSEVAPGDETVIGDLVVRTVPARHDGRRLPVGPHRSPALGYVVEGEARTYFAGDTGLFDDMAKEVGPVDVALLPVGGWGPYLGEGHLDAGRAAEALGRLGPVSAVPVHYGTYWPIGMDAVRPHEFHAPGAEFVRLAAERAPGVSVHRLAHGESVRPEVAR; translated from the coding sequence GTGCCGGTGGAGATCACCTGGTGGGGTCACGCGACCTGCACGGTCGAGGACTCGGACGTCCGTGTGCTCACCGACCCGCTGTTCGCCCGCCGCCTCGCCCATCTGCGCCGCCGTCGGGGCGCGGTGCCACCGCCCGGCGCCTGGCGCGCGGACGTGGCGCTCGTCTCCCATCTGCACGCCGATCATCTGCACATTCCGTCGTTGGAGCGGCTGTCCCCGGGCACGCGCCTGCTCGTGCCCCGGGGCGCGCCCCGTGCCGTGCCCGGGCTCCGCCGGCTCGCCCATCTCCAGGTCAGTGAGGTGGCGCCGGGCGACGAGACGGTGATCGGGGACCTGGTCGTACGGACGGTGCCGGCCCGGCACGACGGACGACGGCTGCCCGTGGGACCGCACCGCTCCCCCGCGCTCGGCTATGTCGTCGAGGGGGAGGCCCGCACCTACTTCGCCGGGGACACCGGTCTGTTCGACGACATGGCGAAGGAGGTCGGGCCGGTCGACGTGGCGCTGCTGCCGGTCGGCGGCTGGGGGCCGTACCTCGGTGAGGGACATCTGGACGCGGGGCGGGCCGCCGAGGCGCTGGGCCGGCTGGGCCCGGTCAGCGCGGTGCCGGTGCACTACGGCACGTACTGGCCGATCGGGATGGACGCCGTGCGCCCCCATGAATTCCATGCCCCCGGCGCGGAGTTCGTGCGGCTCGCGGCCGAGCGTGCGCCGGGCGTGTCGGTGCATCGGCTCGCGCACGGGGAGAGTGTGCGCCCGGAGGTGGCCCGGTGA
- a CDS encoding ankyrin repeat domain-containing protein, which yields MNRRRRKKLSRRLFEATLAGDVARVAALLRRGADPRRPYGDGSTPLYLASVQGEAGVARLLLRAGAHPDTESGGDGSEGTPLCAAACWGHTEAVRELLAHGADPNLREDRGTGWSPLEWAHNGPHPATADLLLTAGANRR from the coding sequence ATGAACCGACGACGACGGAAGAAGCTCTCGCGCCGGCTCTTCGAGGCGACCCTCGCAGGTGACGTCGCGCGCGTGGCGGCGCTGCTGAGACGGGGAGCGGACCCCCGGCGACCGTACGGCGACGGGTCCACTCCCCTCTATCTCGCGTCCGTGCAGGGAGAAGCCGGGGTCGCCCGCCTTCTCCTGCGGGCCGGGGCCCACCCGGACACGGAGAGCGGGGGAGACGGCTCCGAGGGCACACCGCTCTGCGCCGCCGCCTGCTGGGGGCACACCGAGGCGGTACGGGAACTGCTGGCGCACGGCGCCGACCCCAACCTCCGTGAGGACCGCGGAACCGGCTGGTCCCCGCTGGAGTGGGCACACAACGGCCCGCACCCGGCGACCGCCGACCTCCTCCTCACGGCCGGAGCGAACCGGCGCTAA
- a CDS encoding LodA/GoxA family CTQ-dependent oxidase yields MAARRRYKIHPAIGIARLGDAPTFFIGPETPGLPPTGQPPGTTVPPYKDGGRIKPQAARFRVFEYVEKGGRYEVSREVSMADAGVTITWSVHLANRKASFFEFDGMAGEDRSPAPRRNAGHPPRTLDIDPGRREITGRGARPVHFTSRGLGSERWPSPAPVPPIDTLGRLLTDAEGRLLVLGGRGVSTSRPGASPVDDYSNNDGWFDDVSDGPVTAVLTIKGVRFPVTPAWVICAPPDFAPALTGVVTLYDLLYDMAARHLTLPSDEAVYRTGALQPLAAVNAEFKRAGRPVLSRYEPDFTTEIHPLLSRATATGFLLKSAVGKHQTLDDWAELTDPSPAHAAARAAILGWLRPPDARATDTWPYMPKLLGDEPYPLAAGVHHQHIRLTVTPTQYALMSRWADGHFTRPTGTFPPGRPAPSITPEGLDRAALESCAGGAFFPGIEVGWQIRHPSLYEAPFRIRHGAPTTYRGDRGAIRAGHFTRQLALPWQADFLRCKTESSVANSPFPPSMLWGWWPAQRPEWVFDFGVRPPAQVPWHRATRSRIEVPWPVGFSGEPSTPSYEEMLANWWKFGFVVEVRGGLFGESDRAPDVP; encoded by the coding sequence TTCCGCGTCTTCGAGTACGTCGAGAAGGGCGGCCGGTACGAGGTGAGCCGCGAGGTGTCCATGGCGGACGCCGGAGTGACCATCACCTGGTCCGTGCACCTCGCCAACCGCAAGGCGTCCTTCTTCGAGTTCGACGGCATGGCCGGGGAGGACCGCTCCCCGGCCCCCCGCCGCAACGCCGGCCACCCCCCGCGCACCCTCGACATCGACCCGGGGCGCCGGGAGATCACCGGTCGCGGCGCGCGCCCGGTGCACTTCACCAGCCGGGGTCTCGGCAGCGAGCGCTGGCCGTCACCCGCACCGGTGCCACCGATCGACACCCTGGGCAGGCTGCTCACGGACGCCGAAGGTCGGCTCCTCGTCCTCGGCGGCCGGGGCGTCTCCACGAGCCGGCCCGGCGCCTCACCGGTCGACGACTACAGCAACAACGACGGCTGGTTCGACGACGTCTCCGACGGCCCGGTCACCGCGGTCCTCACCATCAAAGGCGTCCGATTCCCGGTCACCCCGGCCTGGGTGATCTGCGCTCCCCCCGACTTCGCCCCGGCCCTGACCGGCGTCGTCACGCTGTACGACCTGCTGTACGACATGGCGGCCAGACACCTGACCCTGCCGTCCGACGAGGCGGTCTACCGCACGGGCGCCCTCCAGCCGCTCGCGGCGGTCAACGCGGAGTTCAAGCGGGCCGGAAGACCCGTCCTGAGCAGGTACGAGCCGGACTTCACGACGGAGATCCACCCGCTCCTCTCCCGGGCCACGGCCACCGGCTTCCTGCTGAAGAGCGCCGTCGGCAAGCATCAGACCCTGGACGACTGGGCCGAGCTGACGGACCCGTCGCCGGCCCACGCGGCCGCGCGGGCGGCGATCCTCGGCTGGCTCCGGCCACCGGACGCCCGCGCCACCGACACCTGGCCGTACATGCCGAAACTCCTGGGCGACGAGCCGTATCCGCTGGCCGCCGGCGTCCACCACCAGCACATCCGGCTCACCGTCACGCCCACCCAGTACGCGCTGATGAGCCGCTGGGCCGACGGCCACTTCACCCGCCCGACGGGCACCTTCCCACCCGGACGTCCGGCGCCCTCCATCACCCCCGAGGGGCTGGACCGGGCGGCGCTGGAGAGCTGTGCGGGCGGTGCCTTCTTCCCGGGCATCGAGGTGGGCTGGCAGATCCGCCACCCCTCGCTGTACGAGGCCCCCTTCCGGATCCGGCACGGCGCCCCCACCACCTACCGCGGCGACCGAGGGGCGATACGGGCGGGGCACTTCACCCGTCAGCTGGCGCTGCCGTGGCAGGCGGACTTCCTGCGCTGCAAGACCGAGTCCTCCGTGGCCAACTCCCCGTTCCCGCCGAGCATGCTGTGGGGGTGGTGGCCCGCGCAGCGCCCCGAGTGGGTGTTCGACTTCGGCGTACGGCCGCCCGCGCAGGTCCCCTGGCACCGGGCCACGCGGAGCCGGATCGAGGTCCCTTGGCCGGTGGGCTTCTCCGGGGAACCGTCCACGCCCTCGTACGAGGAGATGCTCGCCAACTGGTGGAAGTTCGGCTTCGTGGTCGAGGTCCGCGGGGGCCTCTTCGGAGAGTCCGACCGGGCTCCCGACGTGCCATGA
- a CDS encoding MBL fold metallo-hydrolase — MTQQSTSTAGSSRTGSSRPGSSTSTSTRETDDPATASPLAAPSAPPFPPLAEPRPLGERRVWPRTFHDRLTAPLPGLKAMARFAREGSVRPGREGLADIPRLPFEPGPPPRVDARTIAVSWAGHASWVVQIGGLTVLTDPVWSRRILGTPARITPVGIAWSALPRVDAVVISHNHYDHLDAPTLRRLPRDTPVFVPAGLAAWFRRRRFTQVTELDWWEAAELNGVRFDFVPAHHWSKRTLTDTCRSLWGGWILTAPDGGRVHFAGDTGYGHWFSRIGRRYPGIDLTLLPIGAYDPRWWLSDVHCDPEEAVRAAQDLGARRMAPMHWGTFVLSAEPVLEPLTRVRAAWEKAGLERGDLWDLPVGGSRVLGRTSTHRNAMAAPPS; from the coding sequence ATGACGCAGCAGTCCACGAGTACGGCCGGTTCGAGCAGGACCGGTTCCAGCAGGCCCGGTTCGAGCACGAGCACGAGCACCCGGGAGACCGACGATCCGGCTACCGCGTCACCCCTCGCGGCACCGTCCGCGCCGCCCTTCCCGCCGCTCGCCGAACCCCGCCCCCTCGGCGAGCGCCGGGTCTGGCCGCGCACCTTCCACGACCGGCTCACCGCCCCCCTGCCCGGCCTCAAGGCCATGGCCCGCTTCGCCCGCGAGGGCTCCGTGCGGCCCGGCCGCGAGGGCCTCGCCGACATCCCCCGGCTGCCCTTCGAGCCGGGGCCGCCGCCCCGCGTCGACGCCCGCACCATCGCCGTCTCCTGGGCGGGTCACGCCAGTTGGGTGGTGCAGATCGGCGGCCTGACCGTCCTCACCGACCCCGTCTGGTCGCGTCGTATCCTCGGCACCCCGGCCCGGATCACCCCGGTCGGGATCGCCTGGAGCGCGCTGCCGCGCGTCGACGCCGTCGTCATCAGCCACAACCACTACGACCACCTGGACGCCCCCACCCTGCGCCGACTCCCGCGCGACACCCCGGTGTTCGTCCCCGCGGGCCTCGCCGCCTGGTTCAGGCGCCGCCGGTTCACCCAGGTCACCGAGCTCGACTGGTGGGAGGCGGCCGAACTGAACGGCGTCCGCTTCGACTTCGTCCCCGCCCACCACTGGTCCAAGCGCACCCTCACCGACACCTGCCGCAGCCTGTGGGGCGGTTGGATCCTCACGGCTCCGGACGGCGGGCGCGTCCACTTCGCCGGAGACACCGGTTACGGCCACTGGTTCTCCCGCATCGGCCGACGCTACCCCGGCATCGACCTGACCCTCCTCCCCATCGGCGCCTACGACCCCCGCTGGTGGCTCAGCGACGTCCACTGCGATCCGGAGGAAGCGGTCCGGGCGGCCCAGGATCTGGGGGCGAGACGCATGGCCCCCATGCACTGGGGCACGTTCGTCCTGTCGGCGGAGCCGGTACTGGAGCCGCTCACCAGGGTGCGGGCCGCCTGGGAGAAGGCGGGACTCGAACGGGGGGACCTGTGGGATCTGCCGGTGGGCGGATCCAGGGTGTTGGGCCGCACCTCGACGCATCGCAATGCGATGGCCGCCCCGCCCTCATGA
- a CDS encoding RNA polymerase sigma factor SigF, producing the protein MSTRTSAKHHPHDDAPDTAAAFRRLAELPEGPERDTLRGEIIEAWLPMADRLAGRFRSRGESLDDLRQVAALGLVKAVDRYDPERGNAFESYAVPTITGEIKRHFRDHMWTLHVPRRVQDLRNRVRFASQDLSQTIPGRRPTVAEIAEHARMSEEDVLVGLEALESFTALSLDAELPGSEDGYSLSDALGSADPALDTVVDRESVAPRLAALPERERAILYMRFFGDMTQSRIAEQLGISQMHVSRLISRCCGKVREQVLRDAA; encoded by the coding sequence ATGTCCACGCGTACGAGCGCGAAGCACCATCCGCACGACGACGCCCCCGACACCGCGGCCGCCTTCCGTCGACTGGCCGAGCTGCCCGAGGGGCCCGAGCGCGACACCTTGCGCGGAGAGATCATCGAGGCCTGGCTGCCCATGGCCGACCGGCTCGCGGGACGGTTCCGCAGCCGCGGCGAGAGCCTCGACGACCTGCGCCAGGTCGCGGCCCTCGGCCTGGTCAAGGCCGTCGACCGCTACGACCCCGAGCGCGGCAACGCCTTCGAGAGCTACGCCGTGCCCACCATCACCGGCGAGATCAAGCGGCACTTCCGCGACCACATGTGGACGCTGCACGTGCCCCGCCGGGTGCAGGACCTGAGGAACCGGGTGCGGTTCGCGAGCCAGGACCTCTCCCAGACCATCCCCGGCCGCCGCCCCACCGTCGCGGAGATCGCCGAGCACGCCCGGATGAGCGAGGAGGACGTGCTGGTCGGCCTGGAGGCGCTGGAGAGCTTCACCGCGCTGTCGCTGGACGCGGAGCTGCCCGGCAGCGAGGACGGGTACTCGCTGAGTGACGCGCTGGGATCGGCGGATCCGGCGCTGGACACGGTGGTGGACCGGGAGTCGGTCGCACCGCGCCTCGCCGCGCTGCCTGAGCGGGAGCGGGCGATCTTGTACATGAGGTTCTTCGGGGACATGACGCAGAGCCGGATCGCCGAGCAGCTGGGGATCTCGCAGATGCATGTGTCGCGGCTGATCAGCCGGTGCTGCGGGAAGGTGCGGGAGCAGGTTCTGCGGGACGCGGCGTAG
- a CDS encoding OsmC family peroxiredoxin, translating into MATTRSAHTVWEGNLLEGNGVVSFDSSGAIAQQPVTWASRAQEANGKTSPEELIAAAHSSCFSMAFSHALAGAGTPATKLTTSADVTFQPGEGITGIRLTVEGSVPGIGEEAFVAAAEEAKVHCPVSQALKAVPITLSAKLA; encoded by the coding sequence GTGGCTACCACGCGCTCCGCACACACCGTCTGGGAAGGCAACCTGCTAGAGGGCAACGGAGTCGTCTCCTTCGACTCCTCCGGCGCCATCGCCCAGCAGCCGGTGACGTGGGCTTCCCGCGCCCAGGAGGCGAACGGCAAGACCAGTCCCGAAGAGCTGATCGCGGCCGCCCACTCCAGCTGCTTCTCCATGGCGTTCTCGCACGCCCTGGCCGGCGCCGGCACCCCGGCCACCAAGCTCACCACCTCCGCCGACGTCACCTTCCAGCCGGGAGAGGGCATCACGGGCATCCGCCTCACCGTCGAGGGCAGCGTGCCGGGCATCGGCGAGGAGGCGTTCGTCGCCGCGGCCGAGGAGGCCAAGGTCCACTGCCCCGTCAGCCAGGCCCTCAAGGCCGTACCGATCACTCTGTCGGCGAAGCTGGCCTGA